Genomic DNA from Desulfuromonadales bacterium:
TCCGAGGGCTTTTTTGTGTCTGCGGGGTTTGCGTAGGGGCGCTGCTTGCCGCGCCCCGGGGCGGAGCAAGCGCCGCCCCTACAAGGCGTGTTTCTCAACGAACGCCTTAATCGCCTCGATATCCGCATCGATCACTTCGCAACGTCGCTCCTTCGATTCGATGCCGGCGAGGGAGAGCGGGGCTTGCGGGTCGGTCCCGGTAGCGCTGCGAACAGCGTCGCCGAATTTCGCCGGATGCGCTGTCGCCAAGCAGATGACGGGCGCTTCACCGCCGCTCAACTCGCGGCCGGCGCGAACGCCGACGGCGGTGTGGGGGTCGAGCACATAGCCGGTGGCCGCATGGAATTCGCGGATCGTGGCGAGGGTCTGTTCGGTATCGACGGTCATGGCCGCAAAGTCTTCGGCGATCTGTGCTCTTTCTTCGGCCGCGAACGACAGCCGGCCGGTGCGCTGGAAGCTGGCCATGGCCTCCTGCACCCTGTCGGAATCGCCGCTGAAGAGATAAAACAAGTAGCGTTCAAAGTTGCTGGCGATCTGGATGTCCATGGACGGAGAGAGAGTCTCGACGACCTCGCCGATCGAATAATCACCGTCCCGGACGAAGCGGGTCAGAATGTTGTTCTCGTTGGTGGCGAGGATCAGTCGGCGGATCGGCAGCCCCATCTTCCTGGCGATGTAGCCGGCGAAAATGTCACCGAAATTGCCGGTCGGGACGGAAAAATAGGGAGCCTGGCAGCCGGTTTCACGGCGTACCCGGCCCCAGGCGTAGAAATAATAGACGATCTGAGCCAGAACACGTGCCCAGTTGATGGAATTCACGGCTCCGAGGGAATACCGGGTCTTGAATTCCAGGTCGCCGAAGATCTCCTTGACGATCCGCTGGCCGTCGTCGAAAGTCCCTCGGATGGCGAGATTGAAGACATTGGCGTCGGTGACCGTGGTCATCTGCAGTTCCTGGATGGGGGAGACGCGACGGTGCGGGTGGAGGATGAAAATGTTGATGTTCTTTTTGCCGCGCACGCCGTAGATGGCGGCGCTCCCGGTATCCCCGGAGGTGGCGCCGAGGATGTTCATCTTCTCGCCCCGTTCCTTCAGCAGGTACTCGAAAAGGTTGCCGAGAAACTGGAGGGCGACGTCCTTGAACGCCAGGGTCGGCCCGTGGAAAAGCTCCAGGACGTAGATTCCGTCCTTGTGGAGCACCGGCGTGATTTCCGGGTGGGTAAAGCTTTGATAGGAGCGGTCGACGAGATCCTTGAGGTCCGCGGAAGGCAGGTCGCCGGTGAAACGGTTGATGATCTGGAAAGCCAGTTCGGGGTAAGCCATACTGGCCAGCATTTCGATATCGCCAGGGGTCAGGGCAGGAATCGATTCGGGCAGCAACAGGCCGCCGTCATCGGCCAGCCCCATCATCACCGCTTCCTTGAAGGAAAGATTACGAACCTGGCCGCGGGTACTCTGATATCGCATGACTTGCTCCTTTGATTAATAATGGTGCACATCTTAACAGGAAAGGGTGGGCGAGGGAAGGGGAGAAGCAGAGGCTGTGGATCGCGGCGGTGGCAACATGGTTCAGGTATGGTACGCTGTTTCAGCGATGAACGCCTGCCGCCGGCAATCATCCGTTTAGCATCGGGGCGAGCACTTTCCATGGCCGGTCAGGACCGCTAGGGAACTGGCCGAAGGGGGTGGAATGAGAGGCTTCAGGAGTCCCACTCGCCAGTTGAAAGACCTGTCGCTGGTTCTCTTCATGGCTGTCGGCGGCACTCTGGTCCTGGCCGGTCTGGATGCCTTCGAATGGCTTTACCGGCACAGCCGCCCCTTCGATCATTATGACCTGGATGAAATTGTCGTGTTCATGTCGCTCTTCCTGGCCACCGGGCTGTTGTGGTTTTCGGCTCGCCGGACCCGGGAAGCCAATCGGGAGATTGTCGAGCGCAGGCGGATGGAAGCAGATCTGAACCAGCTCAACGCGGAGCTGGAGCAGCGGGTGGAACTGCGCACGGCCCGATGCGAGACAGAACTCGGCGAACGGAAGCGGGCGGAGGAAAAACTCATCCGGTATCAAAACCGGCTTCGGTCCCTCACCTCGGAGTTGTCTCTCGCCGAGGAGCGGGAAAGACAGCGCATCGCCGCCGACCTGCACGACCATCTCGGGCACACCCTGGCCTTGGCCAATAACAGGCTGGCGGTCATCGCGGGTTCCCTTTCGCCGGACCAGGCGGGAAGCATTGAAGAGATAAAGATGCTCATCGAACGGGCGATCAGGTCTACCCGCTCCCTCATTTTCGAGGTGAGCCCGCCGATCCTCGACCATTTTCCCTTCGCGGCCGCTGTGGAGTGGCTGGCAGGAAACATCCTTGAAAAAAATGGCATATCCTTCCATCTGACGGTCGATGCGGGCCCCTGGCCGCTGGCCGATGACACCCGCCTGCTCCTGTTCAAGGCGATACGGGAGCTGCTGGTCAATGTCATCAAGCACTCCCGGGCTCACCATGTGGAGATTTCCATCCGGAGAGAAGCCGATAGCCTGGTCGTTGGCATCGAGGATGATGGAATCGGCTTCGATCTGCCCGAAGATCACGCACCGGCCCACGGCGGCAGTGGCTTTGGACTTTTCAGCGTCCGGGAACGGTTGACTTACCTGAATGGCCGATTTTCGATCCTGTCGGCACCCAACCGGGGGACCTGCATAGGCTTGACGGTGCCGCTGGCGAAAGAAGAAACGGGGTAGGGCAATGGCGACAGGAATCGTTCTGGCTGACGACCATAAGATCTTCCGCGAAGGCGTCCGCAGCCTTCTTGACCAGCATCTCGACCTGAAAGTGCTGGGAGAGGCGGACGACGGGCGAAATGCGGTCGATCTCGTCCGGCAACTTTCGCCGCAGGTGGTGATTCTCGATGTGACCATGCCGATCTTGAACGGAATCGATGCCGCCCGCCGAATCCTGGCCGCGAGTCCGGACGTCAAGGTGATCGCCTTGTCCATGCATTCGCACCAGAGTCTGGTGCAGGAGATGCTCAGAGCCGGAGCCTCAGGCTACCTCCTGAAGGAGTGCGCCTTTGAAGAGCTGGTGCAAGCCATCCATTCGGTACTCGGAGGGAAGATTTATCTGAGCTCGGAAATAACCCGGATGGTGCTGGGAGGGTATCTGCAGACCTCCCGCAAGAGGGAAAGACCGGATGCTTCCTCGTTGGCACCGAAAGAAAGAGAGGTCCTGCAACTGCTTGCCGAAGGGAAAACGACGGGGGAAATCGCCCAACTCCTGCACATGAGCGGCCGGACAGTGGAAAAGTACCGTTCCCAGATCATGAAAAAGCTGAACATTCATAACCTGGCCGGCCTCACCAAATTTGCC
This window encodes:
- the thrC gene encoding threonine synthase; translated protein: MRYQSTRGQVRNLSFKEAVMMGLADDGGLLLPESIPALTPGDIEMLASMAYPELAFQIINRFTGDLPSADLKDLVDRSYQSFTHPEITPVLHKDGIYVLELFHGPTLAFKDVALQFLGNLFEYLLKERGEKMNILGATSGDTGSAAIYGVRGKKNINIFILHPHRRVSPIQELQMTTVTDANVFNLAIRGTFDDGQRIVKEIFGDLEFKTRYSLGAVNSINWARVLAQIVYYFYAWGRVRRETGCQAPYFSVPTGNFGDIFAGYIARKMGLPIRRLILATNENNILTRFVRDGDYSIGEVVETLSPSMDIQIASNFERYLFYLFSGDSDRVQEAMASFQRTGRLSFAAEERAQIAEDFAAMTVDTEQTLATIREFHAATGYVLDPHTAVGVRAGRELSGGEAPVICLATAHPAKFGDAVRSATGTDPQAPLSLAGIESKERRCEVIDADIEAIKAFVEKHAL
- a CDS encoding sensor histidine kinase, which gives rise to MRGFRSPTRQLKDLSLVLFMAVGGTLVLAGLDAFEWLYRHSRPFDHYDLDEIVVFMSLFLATGLLWFSARRTREANREIVERRRMEADLNQLNAELEQRVELRTARCETELGERKRAEEKLIRYQNRLRSLTSELSLAEERERQRIAADLHDHLGHTLALANNRLAVIAGSLSPDQAGSIEEIKMLIERAIRSTRSLIFEVSPPILDHFPFAAAVEWLAGNILEKNGISFHLTVDAGPWPLADDTRLLLFKAIRELLVNVIKHSRAHHVEISIRREADSLVVGIEDDGIGFDLPEDHAPAHGGSGFGLFSVRERLTYLNGRFSILSAPNRGTCIGLTVPLAKEETG
- a CDS encoding response regulator transcription factor; this encodes MATGIVLADDHKIFREGVRSLLDQHLDLKVLGEADDGRNAVDLVRQLSPQVVILDVTMPILNGIDAARRILAASPDVKVIALSMHSHQSLVQEMLRAGASGYLLKECAFEELVQAIHSVLGGKIYLSSEITRMVLGGYLQTSRKRERPDASSLAPKEREVLQLLAEGKTTGEIAQLLHMSGRTVEKYRSQIMKKLNIHNLAGLTKFAIREGLTKP